The Montipora capricornis isolate CH-2021 chromosome 3, ASM3666992v2, whole genome shotgun sequence genome window below encodes:
- the LOC138039966 gene encoding uncharacterized protein, producing the protein MEKGKHSQPESVKSQKSYASRLSVSSSKAREAKVQAARAALMQQQAEERSRRVVELEVKRVQMEIKRTQLELEHRLELTKLEAAREVVAARDQAELAKLEAFLAEQEMSELTNEKDGIKWSPKVEEFHPEDKLVEPLEVPVASLPSVISSSFTPAPVSVMNPPLTSTPAVENPAATTSMHATGGICFSNPLVVPKIQLKLTVHESNVPKPVKGDCQGECQPLTFVTSVTPSTVTPSTVTPSTVTPSTVTPSTVTPSAVMPNMSSAAVNESLTAIMSSMERISASHDLPHVRVQKFDGSPQQYPAFRQRFKQLVETKLLDDAVKMTRLLQFLEGPALLAVQRYEPLPGGLAKALRTLEDRFGQPFQVVRASVESLTRGPVIQPNDKDSLQQYADMVQVTYDILESMGYLNEMNAGNLEKVIMRLPKWMQAKFAERLKRLEGEGHAMPTFKHVVDFLRERAFILNHPFFSAGSRENVVSKFKSRGKPPVTPKPAFFVNMTAAKGEPCPMCCQSHRLYQCEAFKSKSPRERNDFVRQHKICFNCISSSLHNSRKCKSTIRCKVEGCGQAHHTLLHFHEPKEVVDSGTVSQNNEVNQDSLADQGTSCNTSAHSVNSVVNSSEVLLQVIPVKVISNSGRQITTYGLIDSGSDITMVDPSLVKLLNIEGTLSKLSLTTVNSADVEERGMKVNFKIASLDSQNDHVIAVNPAWAVKDLTIPLKHTRLSKSLEQWPHLREVRFPEVERRKTSILLGTNIQEVFVPLDVRKGNRNEPLAIKSCLGWSILGGFSNLQSHSQGQVNLISSEDVSLNDQLEEFWKIESYGTARSETKPLSVEDRRALKLIDNSISLLDGHYQMGLLWRDDNPVLPYNRPLAEARLQYLKRRFRRDPELEVKYRDVIQDCVDKGYARKLNKQEVAAVSNITWYIPHHPVTNPNKPGKVRVVFDAAARFNGTSLNEQLLQGPCLTNDLTGVLIRFREEEVAFSADIEGMFYQTNVTPSDTDALRFLWWPGSIDDTPEDYKMLVHIFGAKSSPCCANKALSMTAQDNERKYSPEVIRTSVPSTEQAVHLTSDLTKLLKEGGFRLTKFASNSREVLQSISPELRANPSLDLDLDQLPLERALGVFWDAQSDTFKFKASQSGKPPTKRGVLSIVSSLFDPLGFLSPFVFSAKILLQELWRDKLPWDRQIPEPYLSQWQRWLEELPRVITIGISRCYKVQSLRNSSTVQLHNFADASRRGYAAVSYLRFADEKGVIHCSFVMGKTRNAPIREWTIPRLELQAAVLAARQSKIILRELDLPVGQTFWSDSMTSLQYIKNVTRRFQTFVANRVAEIHETSSPGQWHHIPGVINPADDGSRGVSAQYFHAGCRWWLGPKFLWEPEHTWPNVPVEDLQDDDVEVRKSSTVMLTSYAPQFDLSLQRYSSWSRLLRVMSWVLRFVKRVRKETRQYLTSSTLNLEELQQAGREIVRLVQRQHFLEECLCLKEGRQVKRHSKLANLSPILIDDVIRVGGRIHRAPIAFEAAHPMILPRSHHVSALIVRYYHRVLGHAGREHVLSVIRQRFWILKGRVLVRQILSSCLSCRKRNAPPLQQVMADLPKERLIPYQPPFTYTGLDFFGPFYVKRSRSTVKVYGCIFVCFNSRAVHIEDVSSLETDTFIQALVRFISVRGCPKEIWSDNGTNFTGAEKELHLSVQDLNEERIKSELHSREVECDDPNDLEPLTPNHLLLQRRNLFVPPGVFAKEDLYSRKQWRHAQFIADCFWSRWIREYVPTLQQRHKWLLSKRNLAVNDLVLVVDNTVPRSRWLLGRVTRVFPGEDLCVRTAEVKTKSSRLVRPVTKLCLLEEAT; encoded by the exons ATGGAGAAAGGGAAACATTCCCAGCCGGAATCTGTGAAATCCCAAAAAAGTTACGCCTCGAGATTAAGTGTGTCTAGTTCGAAAGCCCGTGAAGCTAAAGTCCAAGCTGCGAGGGCAGCATTGATGCAACAACAAGCTGAAGAAAGAAGTAGAAGGGTAGTTGAGCTCGAAGTGAAAagagttcagatggaaattaaacGAACGCAATTGGAACTTGAACATAGGCTTGAACTGACCAAATTAGAGGCCGCAAGAGAGGTTGTGGCCGCAAGAGATCAGGCAGAACTAGCCAAACTAGAGGCCTTCCTGGCAGAACAAGAAATGTCTGAACTGACCAATGAAAAGGATGGTATTAAGTGGTCTCCCAAAGTTGAAGAATTTCACCCAGAGGACAAACTCGTGGAACCTCTTGAAGTTCCAGTCGCTTCTTTGCCTTCAGTGATCTCTAGTAGCTTTACTCCTGCACCTGTGTCAGTTATGAACCCACCTCTCACGTCTACACCTGCAGTAGAAAACCCCGCAGCTACTACCTCCATGCATGCTACTGGAGGAATCTGTTTTAGTAATCCACTTGTGGTTCCAAAAATACAGCTTAAGCTAACTGTTCATGAGAGTAATGTGCCCAAACCTGTCAAAGGTGATTGCCAAGGGGAATGCCAACCATTGACCTTTGTGACCTCAGTCACACCGTCTACGGTCACGCCATCTACAGTCACACCGTCTACGGTCACGCCATCTACAGTCACACCGTCTACGGTCACGCCATCTGCAGTCATGCCTAACATGTCTAGTGCAGCTGTCAATGAAAGCCTTACAGCTATTATGTCCTCAATGGAAAGGATAAGTGCTTCTCATGATCTCCCTCATGTGCGAGTCCAGAAGTTTGATGGATCGCCTCAACAATATCCTGCCTTTCGCCAGAGGTTCAAGCAACTGGTGGAGACAAAACTGCTTGATGATGCTGTCAAAATGACCCGTCTATTACAATTTCTAGAAGGACCTGCGCTTCTTGCAGTTCAGCGGTACGAGCCATTGCCAGGTGGTTTGGCAAAGGCCCTTAGGACGTTGGAGGACCGATTTGGTCAGCCATTTCAAGTAGTGAGAGCGTCTGTGGAATCTCTCACTAGAGGACCTGTTATACAACCTAATGACAAGGACAGCTTGCAGCAATACGCAGACATGGTTCAAGTTACTTATGATATCCTAGAGTCAATGGGATacttgaatgaaatgaatgcagGCAACCTTGAGAAAGTCATCATGCGACTTCCTAAGTGGATGCAAGCCAAATTTGCTGAACGTTTAAAGCGCCTAGAGGGTGAAGGTCATGCGATGCCTACCTTCAAGCATGTAGTGGACTTCCTCAGGGAGCGAGCCTTTATTTTGAACCATCCTTTCTTCAGTGCTGGAAGTCGTGAGAACGTGGTTTCTAAATTCAAGTCTAGGGGCAAGCCGCCTGTGACCCCTAAACCCGCCTTTTTTGTTAACATGACAGCCGCAAAGGGTGAGCCTTGTCCAATGTGTTGCCAGTCCCACCGCCTGTACCAGTGTGAGGCATTTAAATCCAAATCTCCGAGGGAAAGAAATGACTTTGTCAGGCAGcacaaaatatgttttaactGCATCAGTTCATCTCTACACAACTCAAGAAAATGCAAGTCAACAATCAGGTGTAAAGTGGAAGGCTGTGGACAGGCACATCACACGTTGTTACATTTTCATGAACCAAAGGAAGTAGTTGATTCGGGAACTGTGAGTCAAAATAATGAAGTCAACCAGGACTCGTTGGCTGACCAAGGTACATCATGCAATACTTCAGCACATTCAGTCAATTCAGTAGTCAATTCCTCCGAGGTGCTACTTCAAGTTATTCCAGTGAAGGTGATAAGCAATTCTGGCCGTCAAATCACAACGTATGGTCTAATTGACTCAGGGTCTGACATAACCATGGTTGACCCTTCTCTTGTGAAGTTGCTAAATATTGAAGGAACACTAAGTAAGCTTTCTCTCACGACAGTGAACAGTGCTGATGTTGAAGAAAGGGGTATGAAGGTTAACTTCAAAATTGCATCATTGGATAGCCAGAACGACCATGTGATTGCTGTCAACCCTGCATGGGCTGTAAAGGATCTTACTATTCCCCTGAAACATACAAGGTTGTCAAAATCTTTAGAGCAATGGCCACATTTACGGGAAGTGCGTTTCCCAGAGGTGGAAAGGAGGAAGACTTCCATCCTACTAGGTACTAACATTCAAGAAGTCTTCGTACCTCTTGATGTAAGAAAGGGAAACCGAAATGAACCGCTTGCCATCAAGTCTTGTCTTGGTTGGAGCATACTCGGTGGCTTCTCAAATCTACAGTCCCACAGCCAGGGACAGGTTAACCTCATCAGTAGTGAAGATGTTTCCCTGAACGACCAGCTCGAGGAATTCTGGAAGATTGAATCCTATGGCACTGCGAGGTCTGAAACCAAACCATTATCGGTAGAAGATCGAAGAGCCCTAAAACTTATTGACAACTCGATTAGCCTGCTGGATGGCCATTACCAGATGGGCCTTCTGTGGAGGGATGACAATCCTGTACTGCCTTACAACAGACCTCTAGCTGAAGCAAGATTACAGTACCTGAAAAGGCGCTTCCGTCGTGATCCAGAGCTGGAAGTTAAGTACAGAGATGTGATTCAAGACTGTGTGGATAAGGGGTATGCTAGAAAGCTGAACAAACAGGAAGTTGCCGCAGTCAGTAACATCACTTGGTACATTCCCCATCATCCGGTAACAAATCCCAACAAGCCAGGTAAAGTGAGGGTAGTGTTTGATGCGGCCGCAAGATTCAATGGCACATCTTTAAATGAACAGCTTTTGCAAGGACCTTGTCTTACCAATGACCTCACTGGTGTCTTAATTCGTTTCCGTGAAGAAGAAGTCGCCTTTTCCGCAGACATCGAGGGCATGTTCTACCAGACCAATGTGACGCCAAGTGACACTGATGCGCTGAGATTCTTGTGGTGGCCTGGTAGTATTGATGACACACCAGAAGACTATAAGATGCTGGTCCACATCTTTGGTGCAAAGTCCTCGCCCTGTTGCGCCAACAAAGCTTTAAGTATGACAGCACAAGACAACGAACGAAAATACTCGCCTGAAGTCATCAGAACA TCCGTTCCAAGTACAGAACAGGCTGTTCATCTGACATCGGACCTAACCAAGTTGCTGAAGGAGGGAGGCTTCCGTCTCACGAAGTTTGCGAGCAATAGCCGGGAAGTATTGCAATCTATCTCACCAGAGTTGAGAGCAAATCCATCGCTAGACTTGGATCTAGATCAGTTACCATTAGAGCGAGCATTGGGTGTGTTCTGGGATGCCCAGTCTGACACCTTCAAGTTTAAAGCTTCACAATCAGGAAAACCGCCCACTAAGCGAGGGGTGCTCTCCATAGTTAGTTCGCTGTTTGATCCGCTAGGATTCCTTTCGCCTTTTGTGTTCTCCGCTAAGATTCTGCTGCAGGAACTCTGGAGAGATAAACTCCCTTGGGATCGACAAATTCCGGAACCGTACCTCTCACAATGGCAACGTTGGCTAGAGGAGCTACCACGTGTCATCACCATTGGCATCTCAAGGTGTTACAAGGTTCAGTCACTTCGCAACTCATCAACTGTTCAGCTTCACAACTTCGCAGACGCGTCCAGACGCGGTTACGCAGCAGTTTCATATTTGCGTTTCGCCGATGAGAAAGGAGTGATTCATTGTTCCTTTGTTATGGGAAAGACTCGCAATGCGCCAATTAGGGAGTGGACTATCCCTCGCCTTGAACTTCAAGCCGCAGTATTAGCAGCTCGTCAGAGCAAGATAATATTAAGGGAACTTGATCTACCAGTGGGTCAAACCTTTTGGTCCGACTCAATGACATCTTTGCAGTATATCAAAAACGTGACAAGGCGTTTTCAAACCTTCGTCGCTAACCGTGTTGCCGAAATTCATGAAACAAGTTCCCCAGGACAGTGGCATCATATTCCCGGTGTCATAAACCCCGCCGATGATGGGTCACGAGGTGTTAGTGCTCAGTATTTTCACGCTGGATGTCGCTGGTGGTTGGGTCCCAAGTTCCTTTGGGAACCTGAGCATACATGGCCCAATGTACCAGTAGAGGATCTCCAAGATGACGATGTGGAAGTACGGAAGTCATCGACTGTTATGCTTACCTCATATGCACCACAGTTTGACCTCTCGCTGCAACGCTATTCTTCGTGGTCCCGCCTACTGAGAGTTATGTCATGGGTCCTACGTTTTGTGAAGAGAGTTCGAAAGGAAACTCGTCAGTATCTCACGTCAAGTACACTCAATTTGGAGGAATTGCAGCAAGCAGGTCGAGAAATCGTGCGGTTAGTTCAGCGCCAGCATTTCCTCGAGGAGTGCTTGTGTTTAAAGGAAGGCAGGCAAGTGAAACGTCACAGCAAGTTAGCCAATCTCAGTCCTATCTTAATTGATGATGTGATACGTGTTGGCGGTAGAATTCACCGGGCCCCAATTGCCTTTGAGGCCGCACACCCAATGATCCTTCCAAGGTCCCATCACGTTTCGGCGTTAATAGTTCGCTACTACCATCGTGTCCTGGGCCATGCAGGTCGTGAACATGTGCTATCCGTAATCCGTCAGCGCTTCTGGATCTTAAAGGGAAGAGTTCTCGTGCGTCAGATCCTAAGTAGTTGTTTGAGCTGCCGCAAACGTAACGCGCCTCCTCTCCAACAGGTTATGGCTGATCTTCCCAAAGAAAGGCTAATACCCTACCAGCCTCCGTTCACGTACACGGGTCTGGATTTTTTCGGACCGTTTTACGTTAAACGAAGCCGCAGTACAGTCAAAGTGTATGGCTGCATATTCGTATGCTTCAACAGCCGAGCAGTACACATTGAAGATGTCAGTTCGCTGGAAACAGACACGTTCATCCAAGCCTTGGTTCGATTCATCTCAGTTCGTGGTTGCCCAAAGGAGATATGGTCGGACAATGGCACAAATTTTACCGGTGCCGAGAAGGAACTTCACCTGTCGGTTCAGGATTTGAACGAAGAACGCATTAAGAGTGAGTTACATTCTCGTGAAGTAGAATG TGACGATCCCAATGATTTAGAGCCGCTCACCCCAAACCATCTTCTTCTACAACGCCGAAACCTCTTCGTGCCTCCCGGAGTCTTCGCTAAAGAAGATCTGTACTCGCGCAAACAATGGAGACACGCCCAATTCATTGCTGATTGCTTCTGGTCTCGATGGATTCGAGAATATGTTCCAACATTGCAGCAGCGCCACAAGTGGCTACTGAGCAAACGGAACTTAGCAGTGAATGACCTGGTTCTTGTCGTGGACAACACCGTGCCGAGGTCCCGCTGGTTGTTAGgccgtgtgacaagggtgtTTCCGGGTGAAGACCTGTGTGTGCGTACAGCAGAAGTGAAGACGAAGAGCTCGAGACTTGTTCGGCCTGTGACAAAGTTGTGCCTTCTCGAAGAAGCAACTTGA
- the LOC138041207 gene encoding uncharacterized protein: MATVRGMVCLKMMIATVILAQSSQSKVNNANKEGKVAASNKEIEKTIEQKTVQTINKLENQFKSTFMAFTSAQNKTTVGTPVPEKENLERALRSLYVREKRSKGVWGSCKPLCKKRCLPTCNFVCCIAPPYDVPMKTVTELEKQMAWTSTQKKSNIQKHPVQKKIASKTHEGKKNEKAHQYKKLGGVCHASCQKACLPFCNFKCCVAAKKKAKSTLK, encoded by the exons ATGGCCACTGTTCGAGGGATGGTATGTTTGAAGATGATGATAGCCACAGTCATTTTAGCACAGTCATCCCAATCCAAAGTAAATAATGCTAACAAAGAGGGAAAAGTTGCCGCGAGCAATAAAG AAATTGAAAAGACCATAGAACAGAAGACTGTACAAACCATCAACAAActtgaaaaccaatttaaatcgACATTTATGGCTTTCACATCGGCACAGAACAAAACCACTGTTGGAACTCCCGTACCCGAAAAAGAAAATCTTGAAAGAGCATTGCGATCTCTGTATGTAAGAGAGAAAA GATCAAAGGGTGTTTGGGGTTCCTGTAAACCTCTTTGCAAAAAGCGATGCCTCCCGACGTGTAACTTCGTTTGCTGCATCGCCCCGCCATACGACGTACCAATGAAAACTGTTACAGAGCTGGAGAAACAAATGGCATGGACATCCACTCAAAAGAAGAGCAACATCCAAAAACATCCTGTACAGAAGAAAATCGCAAGCAAGACGCATGAGGGGAAGAAAAATGAGAAGGCTCACCAATACAAGAAACTAGGAGGCGTGTGTCATGCAAGCTGCCAGAAAGCTTGCTTGCCTTTTTGCAATTTTAAGTGTTGCGTTGCTGCTAAAAAGAAAGCTAAATCAACATTAAAGTAG